One window of the Myxococcales bacterium genome contains the following:
- a CDS encoding S46 family peptidase: MRLNGCSASFVSPEGLIVTNHHCVQSALQVNSTRARNLVEDGVLARTRAEELPAGPAERVFVAQALTDVSAAVRAGLEAIADPVARKDEVERRIKQQVADCERGRPGLRCNVAEYFRGGTYVLIEELELRDVRLVYVPARSIGNYGGEVDNWRWPRHTGDFAFFRAYVGPDGAPADYAPANVPYRPKHFLQVSDRGRAPADFVMIAGFPGRTARTKTAREVQHDVDWYYPYYVELAQQRYAIAEANLGASGETAIKAGVLKQRVQNGLEKISGVLKGLTSGDLLARKAALDQQVAAWAAAPGRERYQAALARLEQLTLAAQRTARADYDRTVALASSQLLASAIAITRWAEERARPDAERKAGYQDRDVAPALAAQRQLTRQFDPTLDRALLRLALVRALALPPAERPWLAPLLGARATQRLDEAFIDRTLATWYRTSKLADEPCRLELLQGAIPRRLVAATDPFLHAARRVWTFYKAAERRADADAGELMLVAPVYAEAMREVLGGLLAPDANSTLRITYGTVKAFTPDASPFTTGAQILAKDTGADPFDAPERLLTALRARDFGPYAGPDGELPVDFLSDLDTTGGNSGSAVLDDHGRLVGLNFDSTIEGVASDVVFDGRIVRKIHVDARYMLWIMDRVDQADHLLEELGIAPRL, encoded by the coding sequence GTGCGGCTCAACGGGTGCTCGGCGTCGTTCGTCTCGCCCGAGGGGCTGATCGTCACCAACCACCACTGCGTCCAGAGCGCGCTCCAGGTCAACTCGACGCGCGCGCGCAACCTGGTCGAGGACGGCGTCCTGGCGCGGACCCGGGCCGAGGAGCTCCCGGCGGGGCCGGCCGAGCGCGTCTTCGTCGCGCAGGCGCTCACCGACGTGTCCGCGGCGGTGCGGGCCGGGCTCGAGGCGATCGCCGATCCGGTCGCGCGCAAGGACGAGGTCGAGCGCCGGATCAAGCAGCAGGTCGCCGACTGCGAGCGCGGCCGCCCGGGGCTGCGCTGCAACGTCGCCGAGTACTTCCGCGGCGGCACGTACGTGTTGATCGAGGAGCTCGAGCTGCGCGACGTCCGCCTGGTCTACGTGCCAGCGCGCTCGATCGGCAACTACGGCGGCGAGGTCGACAACTGGCGGTGGCCCCGCCACACCGGCGACTTCGCGTTCTTCCGCGCGTACGTCGGCCCCGACGGCGCGCCGGCGGACTACGCGCCCGCCAACGTGCCGTACCGACCCAAGCACTTCCTGCAGGTGTCCGACCGGGGCCGGGCGCCCGCCGACTTCGTGATGATCGCCGGCTTCCCGGGGCGGACCGCGCGCACCAAGACCGCGCGCGAGGTCCAGCACGACGTCGACTGGTACTACCCCTACTACGTCGAGCTGGCCCAGCAGCGCTACGCCATCGCCGAGGCCAACCTGGGGGCGTCCGGCGAGACCGCGATCAAGGCCGGCGTGCTCAAGCAGCGGGTCCAGAACGGGCTCGAGAAGATCAGCGGCGTGCTCAAGGGCCTGACCTCGGGCGACCTGCTCGCCCGCAAGGCCGCGCTCGACCAGCAGGTCGCGGCGTGGGCCGCGGCGCCTGGCCGCGAGCGCTACCAGGCCGCGCTCGCCCGGCTCGAGCAGCTCACCCTCGCGGCGCAGCGCACCGCGCGCGCCGACTACGATCGCACGGTCGCGCTGGCCAGCTCGCAGCTCTTGGCGTCGGCGATCGCGATCACGCGGTGGGCCGAGGAGCGGGCCCGGCCCGACGCGGAGCGCAAGGCCGGCTACCAGGACCGCGACGTGGCGCCGGCGCTCGCGGCCCAGCGGCAGCTGACGCGGCAGTTCGATCCGACGCTCGACCGCGCGCTCTTGCGGCTCGCGCTGGTGCGGGCGCTGGCGCTGCCGCCGGCCGAGCGGCCGTGGCTCGCGCCGCTGCTGGGCGCGCGCGCGACCCAGCGCCTCGACGAGGCGTTCATCGATCGGACCCTCGCCACCTGGTACCGGACCAGCAAGCTCGCCGACGAGCCGTGCCGGCTCGAGCTGCTGCAGGGTGCGATCCCGAGGCGGCTCGTGGCTGCGACCGATCCGTTCCTGCACGCCGCCCGGCGGGTCTGGACGTTCTACAAGGCGGCCGAGCGGCGCGCCGACGCGGACGCGGGCGAGCTGATGCTGGTCGCGCCGGTCTACGCCGAGGCCATGCGCGAGGTGCTCGGCGGCCTGCTCGCCCCGGACGCGAACTCGACCTTGCGCATCACCTACGGCACGGTCAAGGCGTTCACGCCGGACGCGTCGCCGTTCACGACCGGCGCCCAGATCCTCGCCAAGGACACCGGCGCCGATCCGTTCGACGCGCCCGAGCGCCTGCTCACCGCGCTCCGGGCCCGGGACTTTGGGCCCTACGCCGGTCCCGACGGCGAGCTCCCGGTCGACTTCCTGAGCGACCTCGACACCACCGGCGGCAACTCGGGCTCGGCGGTGCTCGACGACCACGGTCGCCTGGTCGGGCTCAACTTCGACAGCACCATCGAGGGCGTCGCCTCCGACGTGGTCTTCGACGGCCGGATCGTCCGCAAGATCCACGTCGACGCGCGCTACATGCTGTGGATCATGGATCGAGTCGATCAGGCCGATCACCTGCTCGAGGAGCTGGGCATCGCGCCGCGGCTGTGA
- a CDS encoding A1 family peptidase — translation MANHIKIPISNVLMGGDYTGVIVVGATATPLNVILDTGSSSLAIDGHAFDPLTAPDTRTTNLLQTVSYGAGGWIGAVVQTSVGLAAEVTLPGVHVAVTYAESPNMFGGAQGILGLAYAPLDRAYQMPADTWQTRYHTAQLGAGTAVDLAPYFTQLEQAGVVHNKFGFYVKRSTVSAATDDPGSDPLNHGYFVIGGGEEATDLYTGAFTHVEVLHDVWYSTNLVGVQVGAQPMIPVAPVAAGSPLASNSIVDSGTNMLLFDQPVYDAIVAAFQAIDPAFATALRTHAVGPGAGLDQTELDLAAWPDLHLMLQGADGAPATLTVTPSDYWQLDANRKGAAVAYLGGDGGSQGGRSILGLPLFTGYYTVFDRSLDGGRGAIKFAPRA, via the coding sequence ATGGCGAACCACATCAAGATCCCGATCTCGAACGTGCTGATGGGCGGCGACTACACCGGCGTGATCGTCGTCGGCGCGACCGCGACGCCGCTCAACGTCATCCTCGACACCGGCAGCAGCAGCCTGGCGATCGACGGCCACGCGTTCGATCCGCTGACCGCCCCGGACACGCGGACCACGAACCTGCTCCAGACCGTCTCCTACGGCGCGGGCGGCTGGATCGGCGCCGTCGTGCAGACCTCGGTCGGGCTCGCCGCCGAGGTGACCCTGCCGGGCGTCCACGTCGCCGTCACCTACGCCGAGAGCCCGAACATGTTCGGCGGCGCCCAGGGCATCCTCGGGCTGGCCTACGCGCCGCTCGACCGGGCGTACCAGATGCCGGCCGACACCTGGCAGACCCGGTACCACACCGCGCAGCTCGGCGCCGGCACCGCGGTCGACCTCGCGCCCTACTTCACGCAGCTCGAGCAGGCCGGCGTCGTCCACAACAAGTTCGGGTTCTACGTCAAGCGCTCGACCGTCAGCGCCGCCACCGACGACCCCGGCAGCGATCCGCTCAACCACGGGTACTTCGTGATCGGCGGCGGCGAGGAGGCGACCGACCTGTACACCGGCGCGTTCACCCACGTCGAGGTGCTCCACGACGTCTGGTACAGCACCAACCTGGTCGGCGTGCAGGTCGGAGCCCAGCCGATGATCCCGGTGGCGCCGGTCGCCGCCGGGAGCCCGCTCGCGTCGAACTCGATCGTCGACAGCGGCACCAACATGTTGCTCTTCGACCAACCGGTCTACGACGCGATCGTCGCGGCGTTCCAGGCGATCGATCCGGCCTTCGCCACCGCGCTGCGCACCCACGCCGTCGGGCCGGGCGCCGGCCTCGATCAGACCGAGCTCGACCTCGCCGCGTGGCCCGACTTGCACCTGATGCTCCAGGGCGCGGACGGCGCGCCGGCGACGCTGACGGTCACGCCCAGCGACTACTGGCAGCTCGACGCGAACCGCAAGGGCGCGGCGGTGGCGTACCTCGGCGGCGACGGCGGCAGCCAGGGCGGCCGCTCGATCCTCGGCCTGCCGCTGTTCACCGGCTACTACACCGTCTTCGATCGATCCCTCGACGGTGGCCGCGGGGCCATCAAGTTCGCGCCGCGCGCGTGA
- a CDS encoding VOC family protein: MSLAHRASAVTHMIVVTDLDRSKRWYLDVLGCSLYGEYGGTSVVLDWNGSWFLLVTGGEPTADKPTVHLVPPDAPDRTGRSTIFRVADCRATYAELRSLGAEFLAEPVDHGYEIRAFFRDPDGHLFEISELAGQATAAG; encoded by the coding sequence ATGTCGCTCGCCCATCGCGCCTCCGCCGTCACGCACATGATCGTCGTCACCGATCTCGATCGGAGCAAGCGCTGGTACCTCGACGTGCTCGGGTGCTCGCTCTACGGCGAGTACGGCGGCACGAGCGTGGTCCTCGACTGGAACGGCAGCTGGTTCCTGCTGGTCACGGGCGGCGAGCCGACCGCCGACAAGCCGACCGTGCACCTGGTCCCGCCCGACGCCCCGGACCGCACCGGCCGGTCGACGATCTTCCGCGTCGCCGACTGTCGCGCGACCTACGCCGAGCTGAGGTCCCTCGGCGCGGAGTTCCTGGCGGAGCCGGTCGACCACGGCTACGAGATCCGCGCGTTCTTCCGCGACCCCGACGGTCACCTGTTCGAGATCAGCGAGCTGGCCGGCCAGGCCACCGCGGCCGGCTGA
- a CDS encoding CPBP family intramembrane metalloprotease has product MSTWAPLGAMWTSRTARLGALALGLSAVALDYAAVRDPALPYPRFLVGLTAVVVAAHLATRGRAWADGLGFRRLAPDEVRWLVRLLVVAGAAAALTLAGLAAAVAIHGAPLWRPRFPGGVARYAVFAILVWPVYEEMVYRLALMPGAVAALGRWPGYALGVAAFAYLHVLYGVFDVSNVFGAFALTLVFVRTGSVQLTIALHALGNAAIVVANLMMAAMA; this is encoded by the coding sequence GTGTCGACCTGGGCGCCGCTGGGCGCGATGTGGACCAGCCGGACCGCGCGCCTGGGCGCGCTCGCCCTCGGGCTGAGCGCGGTCGCGCTCGACTACGCCGCCGTCCGTGATCCGGCGCTGCCGTACCCACGCTTCCTGGTGGGCCTGACCGCGGTCGTGGTCGCGGCGCACCTCGCGACCCGCGGCCGCGCGTGGGCCGACGGCCTGGGCTTCCGCCGGCTGGCGCCCGACGAGGTCCGGTGGCTGGTGCGGCTGCTCGTCGTCGCGGGCGCGGCGGCGGCGCTGACCTTGGCCGGGCTAGCCGCGGCGGTGGCGATCCACGGCGCGCCGCTGTGGCGACCGCGCTTCCCCGGCGGCGTCGCGCGCTACGCGGTCTTCGCGATCCTGGTCTGGCCGGTGTACGAGGAGATGGTCTATCGCCTGGCGCTGATGCCAGGCGCGGTCGCGGCGCTGGGACGCTGGCCGGGGTACGCGCTGGGCGTGGCCGCGTTCGCCTACCTGCACGTGCTCTACGGCGTGTTCGATGTCTCGAACGTGTTCGGCGCGTTCGCGCTGACGCTGGTGTTCGTGCGCACCGGCTCGGTCCAGCTGACCATCGCCCTGCACGCGCTGGGCAACGCCGCGATCGTCGTCGCCAACCTGATGATGGCGGCGATGGCCTGA
- a CDS encoding N-acetyltransferase: MLRDATAADLPAIAAITAHYVATTAIHFAYQPPSVAELAALWAARGRHPWLVAVDDGDAATVRGYAKSDRFRARAAYDRTAEVGLYLEPAHRGRGHGRALLDGLVAAMTAAGFHTAVAGIALPNPASVALHERCGFTAVGVFREVGWKFDAWHDVGFWQRPLGPPPAP, translated from the coding sequence ATGCTGCGCGACGCCACCGCCGCCGACCTGCCCGCCATCGCCGCGATCACCGCGCACTACGTCGCGACGACGGCGATCCACTTCGCGTACCAGCCGCCGAGCGTCGCCGAGCTGGCGGCGCTGTGGGCGGCGCGCGGGCGCCACCCGTGGCTGGTCGCGGTCGACGACGGCGACGCCGCGACCGTGCGCGGCTACGCCAAGAGCGACCGGTTCCGCGCCCGGGCCGCGTACGATCGCACCGCCGAGGTCGGGCTGTACCTCGAGCCGGCGCACCGCGGCCGCGGCCACGGCCGCGCGTTGCTCGACGGCCTGGTCGCCGCGATGACCGCCGCGGGCTTCCACACGGCGGTCGCCGGGATCGCCCTGCCCAACCCGGCGTCGGTGGCGCTGCACGAGCGCTGCGGCTTCACCGCGGTCGGGGTGTTCCGCGAGGTCGGCTGGAAGTTCGACGCCTGGCACGACGTCGGGTTCTGGCAGCGGCCGCTGGGGCCGCCGCCGGCGCCGTGA
- the argG gene encoding argininosuccinate synthase, with amino-acid sequence MSRIYRSLPPAGTRLGIAFSGGLDTRCAVAWLAEQGQEVYSYTADLAQPDEANPADIPPIALEHGARAAQLLDCKDALVREGLIAIQCGAFHLRTAGKTYFNTTPLGRAVTTTAIVRAMMADGVHVFGDGSTHKGNDIQRFYRYGVLVDPTLKIYKPWLDGAFVTAFGGRTEMSEYLERIGKPYKMGVEKAYSTDANLLGATHEAKDLERLDIGMRIVNPIMGVAPWDAAATIAPEEITLGFEQGVPTTINGQRFGSRVELFTECNRIGGRHGLGMSDQIENRVIDAKSRGCYEAPGMALIHLGYERLLSAIHNENTTELYASLGRRLGRLLYEGRWYDPEACLLKDGLARWVAPAVTGSVTLELRRGDDYTLLDTEAEYMAYAPDKLSMERVAEPAFTPEDRIGALELQNLSVGDNRALLLHHLDSLRRLGAGGAASELGGLLGDGA; translated from the coding sequence ATGAGCCGTATCTATCGTTCGCTGCCCCCCGCCGGCACCCGCCTCGGCATCGCGTTCTCGGGCGGGCTCGACACCCGCTGCGCGGTGGCGTGGCTGGCCGAGCAGGGCCAGGAGGTCTACTCCTACACCGCCGATCTGGCGCAGCCCGACGAGGCCAACCCGGCCGACATCCCGCCGATCGCGCTCGAGCACGGCGCCCGGGCGGCGCAGCTGCTCGACTGCAAGGACGCGCTCGTGCGCGAGGGCCTGATCGCGATCCAGTGCGGCGCGTTCCACCTGCGCACCGCCGGCAAGACCTACTTCAACACCACGCCGCTGGGCCGCGCGGTCACGACCACGGCGATCGTGCGCGCGATGATGGCCGACGGCGTCCACGTCTTCGGCGACGGCTCGACCCACAAGGGCAACGACATCCAGCGCTTCTACCGCTACGGCGTGCTGGTCGATCCGACGCTCAAGATCTACAAGCCGTGGCTCGACGGCGCGTTCGTGACCGCGTTCGGCGGCCGCACCGAGATGTCCGAGTACCTCGAGCGCATCGGCAAGCCCTACAAGATGGGCGTCGAGAAGGCCTACTCGACCGACGCCAACCTGCTGGGCGCCACCCACGAGGCCAAGGACCTCGAGCGCCTCGACATCGGCATGCGCATCGTCAACCCGATCATGGGCGTCGCGCCCTGGGACGCCGCCGCGACGATCGCGCCCGAGGAGATCACGCTCGGCTTCGAGCAGGGCGTGCCGACGACGATCAACGGCCAACGGTTCGGATCGCGGGTCGAGCTGTTCACCGAGTGCAACCGCATCGGCGGCCGGCACGGGCTCGGCATGAGCGATCAGATCGAGAACCGCGTCATCGACGCCAAGAGCCGCGGCTGCTACGAGGCGCCCGGCATGGCGCTGATCCACCTCGGCTACGAGCGCCTGCTGTCGGCGATCCACAACGAGAACACCACCGAGCTGTACGCGTCCCTGGGCCGGCGCCTGGGCCGGCTCCTGTACGAGGGCCGCTGGTACGACCCCGAGGCGTGCCTGCTCAAGGACGGCCTGGCCCGGTGGGTCGCGCCGGCGGTGACCGGCTCGGTCACGCTCGAGCTGCGCCGCGGCGACGACTACACCCTGCTCGACACCGAAGCCGAGTACATGGCCTACGCGCCCGACAAGCTGTCGATGGAGCGCGTGGCCGAGCCGGCGTTCACGCCCGAGGATCGCATCGGGGCGCTCGAGCTGCAGAACCTGTCGGTCGGCGACAACCGCGCGCTGCTGCTGCACCACCTCGACAGCCTGCGCCGGCTCGGCGCCGGCGGCGCCGCGAGCGAGCTGGGCGGCCTGCTCGGCGACGGCGCGTGA